A window of Nocardioidaceae bacterium genomic DNA:
GGAGGAGCTCTCCACCTCGGCCAGCGAACGGTGCGTCTTGGGCAGGAACGGCGGCAGCTTCAGGTCGCCGCGGTCGAGGTCGGCGATGTCGCCGAGGCCGCGGAGGTCCAGCGGTCCGCGGAGCCGATAGACCTCCGACTCGGTGACGTCGAGCTCGGCCATGAGCAGCTCGAGCACGTGCTCGTCGATGTCCACGGCGACCTCGAGCCGCACCGGCGGACCGAAGCGCCGCCGGATCAGCTCCTTCTCCAGCGCCTTGAGCAGGTTCTCCGCGTCGTCCTCCTCGACCTCGAGGTCCTCGTTGCGGGTGACGCGGAAGAAGTGGGCGCTGAGCACCTCCATGCCCGGGAAGAGCCGGCGCAGGTGCTCGTGGATGATGTCCTCCATCGGCACGAACCGCTGGTCGCCGACCTGCACGAAGCGCGAGACGTTGCTCGGCACCTTGACCCGCGCGAAGTGCTCCTTCTTCGTCTTCGGGTGCCGTACGAGCACGGCGAGGTTGAGCGAGAGCCCCGAGATGTACGGGAACGGGTGCGCCGGGTCCACCGCCAGCGGCGTGAGCACGGGGAAGACCCGGTCCTTGAAGAACTTCTTGCAGTACTTCTGCTCGTCGCGGCTGAGGTCGTCCCACCGCACGACCTCGATGCCCTCCTCGGCCAGGGCCGGGGCGATGTCGTCGACGAACAGGTCGGCGTGACGTTTCATCAGCGCCTCGGCCTCGTCGAGGATCTCGTTGAGCAGGTCCCGCGGCAGCAGGCCGGAGACGCCGCGCTGGGCGACCCCCGCCGCGATCCGGCGACGCAGGCCGGCGACCCGCACCATGAAGAACTCGTCGAGGTTCGAGGTGAAGATCGTCAGGAACCGCACCCGGTTCAGCAGGGGCAGCGTCGTGTCCTCGGCGAGCTCGAGCACGCGGCTGTTGAAGCGCAGCCACGACAGCTCCCGGTCGAGGAACCGGTCGGTGAAGCCGAGCTCGTCGAGGTCGACGGGCTCCTCGACGTCCGCTGCACCGTCCTCGACCGGCAGGATCTCGATGCCCGCGCCGCCCTTCGCGACCGCCTCGGCGTCCGCGGGCCGCCCGATGGCCTCGGTGCCCGACGTGCCCGCCGCCGGCACCCCTCGCTGGTCGGCGTGCTCCGTCGAGGACGCGGTCTCGTCGGTCACGGGCTCAGCAGCGGAGGTGTCGGTGGTGCCAGCACTCATGGACCGATCGTGGCACGTGCAGGTGAACGACAGGTGAGTCGCGTACGCCGCTCTGGAAGGCTGCGGTCATGGTCTCGCTGTCACGACTGCCCGGTCGGCTCGCCGCCCGGCTGCCCGTCCCCGTCCCTCCTCGCGGCCACCGTCTGCTCGGCGACCCGCCTGCGGTCGCGCGGTTGAAGAACGCGGCGCTCGACGGCGCCCTGTCGCTGCCGGCCCCGGTCGTACGCCGCCTCGCGGGCGCACCCGTCGACCTCGACGGCCAGCGCCTGCACCCCGAGCCGCAGCTGATGCTGCGCCTGATGAGACTCACCCGTGAGCCGCAGGTGCCGACCCTGGAGCTCGCCGCGGGGCGCAGCGCGACCGAGGTGCAGGCCCTGGCCGCGGGTGGTCGCCAGCCCGTCGGCGCCGTCCGCGCGCTGCGGGTCGCGGGCGCCGAGGGTGACCTCGACGCACGCCTGTACGTCCCCCGCGCCCTGCGCGACTCCGCCGACTCCGACGGCGGCGGCCTGGTCGTCTACTTCCACGGCGGCGGCCACGTCTGGGGCAGCCTCGACTCCCACGACCCGGCCTGCCGTCACCTCGCCGAGGAGTCGGGGCACCGGGTGCTCGCGGTGGACTACCGGCTCGCGCCCGAGCACCCGTACCCGGCGGCCGTCGAGGACTGCTTCGAGGCGTACGTCTGGGCGCTCAACAACGCCCGCGGCCTGGGCTGCGACCCCGACCGTCTCGCCGTCGCGGGCGACTCCGCCGGTGGCCACCTCGCGGCCACGACGGCGCTGCGGGCCGCCGAGCAGGGCCTGCAGATGGCCTTCCAGCTGCTGATCTATCCCGTCACCGACTTCGTCCGCACCTCACGCAGCCGCGAGATGTTCGCCCAGGGGTTCTTCCTGGAGTCGGCCTACATGGACCGTGGCGGCGCCTCGTTCTTCCCCGAGGAGGGCATGCGCAGCCAGCCGTACGCCTCGATCCTCACCCGCGAGGAGTTCCCCGAGGGGCTCGCTCCCGCCCATGTGGTCACCGCCGGGTTCGACCCGCTGCGCGACGAGGGCGAGGCGTACGCCGTGGCCCTGCGCCAAGCCGGGGTGCAGGTCACCTGCGACCGGTTCGAGGGGATGATCCACGGCTTCTTCAACGCCGTGGGCGTGGGATCGGAGATGCGTCGCTGCGCCGCCGCGGCGATCGCACCGCTGACCGCGGCGCTGTGACCTCCCGCGGGTGAGCACGACGCAGCAGGGCCCCGCACCGACCGGTGCGGGGCCCTGCTGCGCGCGGTGCCTCAGAGGTTCTCCTCTGCGGCCTCCTGCTTCGCCTCGGCCATCTCGGCCTTCGACTCGTGCGCGTCGGCCTTGGTCTCCTCCTTGGAGGACTTCAGGTCCTGCACGCCCTTCTCGGACTGCGCGGCACCTTCCTCCTGGAGCTCGTCCTTGCCGGTGACCGCGCCCGCGGCCTCCTTGGCCTTGCCTGCGACTGCGTCTCCGATGCCCATGGGGGCCTCCTTCAGATCTGGTGCGGTGCGGTGCCGGGTGGTGCTCAGCGGTGGCGCGTACGCGTCACTTCTTCGCGTTCTTGGCCGCCTTCTCGCGCTTCTCCTGGGTCTCGGCCTTGGCGTTGTGGGCCTCGGCCTTCGCCTCGGCACGGAGAGCCTTCAGGCGCTCGGTGCCCTTGGTCTGCTGGGCCTCGCCAGCCTGCACGAGGTTCTCGTTGTCGATGACCTCACCGACGACCTCCTTGCCGAGGCCGATGACCTTGTCGGCGATGCCGGCGACGTTCTTGGGGCTGACGGACGGGATGACGGACATGGGTGCTCCTCGTGTGTCGGGTGCGTGCGTGGTGCGCCTGTCACGGTCGGCGGGTGCCGCCGCGTCGGCGCATAGGGAGTACATTCCCCCGGTATGTCCGGCTGAACGTCGACGGCGTGCGAGGTGGCCCACACCTCGCAGCCGGACGGCGCGGCTCAGGAGCCGCGGGCCTCGCGTACGTACTGCACGTGGGTGTCGAGGTCGGCGTGGGTGAAGCCGAGCTTCTCGTACGTGCGGATCGCCGCGGCGTTGTCGCCCTCGACGTAGAGCAGCAGCTCCGAGGCGCCGGCGTCGACCATGTGGTGCAGCCCCGCGAGGCTCAGCAGCGTGCCCAGCCCTCGGCCCTGGGCCGCGGGGGCGATGCCGAGCACGTAGATCTCACCAGGGATCTCACCGTCGTTCCCGGCCCCCGGATCGAGCTTGGTCCAGTGGAAGCCCAGCACCTCGCCCGACTCCTCCTCGACGGCGAGCAGCAGCCCGCGCGGGTCGAACCAGTCGGAGTCCGCTCGCTGCTCGAAGCCGTCCACGTCGAGCGCACCCTGCTCGGGGTGGTCGGCGAACGCGGCGGCGTTGATCGTCAGCACCGCGTCGCGGTCGTCCTCGCGGGTCGGGCCACCGGCGGACTCCTCGGACCCGAGGTGTCGCAGGCGTACGCCGGGGCTCTCACGCAGGTCCGCGAGCGAGGGCAGGTGCTCGATGCCGCGCCGCATGACCCACAGGGCGCGCGCCCGCGCGAAGTGGTGCCGCTCGGCCAGCGCCCGCGCGGCGGGGTGGTCGCCGTGGGACCAGGCGCGCACGGTGGCGGTCACCTCGTCGAGGAGGATCGCGGTGCGTGCGCTGCCGACGCCCTCGCCGCGTACGTCGGGGTCGACGACCAAGTGCAGGTCGGCGCCGCCGTGCTCGTCGTGGGTGACCCAGGCCGCGGCGTGCTGGTCGACCGAGGAGAGCTGCTCGGGCAGTCCGTCGCGCTCGAGCTGCAGCAGCACGGCCTCGTCGAAGGGGGCGGTGCCGTCGTGCGCGGTCGCGCGTTCGG
This region includes:
- a CDS encoding alpha/beta hydrolase, with the protein product MVSLSRLPGRLAARLPVPVPPRGHRLLGDPPAVARLKNAALDGALSLPAPVVRRLAGAPVDLDGQRLHPEPQLMLRLMRLTREPQVPTLELAAGRSATEVQALAAGGRQPVGAVRALRVAGAEGDLDARLYVPRALRDSADSDGGGLVVYFHGGGHVWGSLDSHDPACRHLAEESGHRVLAVDYRLAPEHPYPAAVEDCFEAYVWALNNARGLGCDPDRLAVAGDSAGGHLAATTALRAAEQGLQMAFQLLIYPVTDFVRTSRSREMFAQGFFLESAYMDRGGASFFPEEGMRSQPYASILTREEFPEGLAPAHVVTAGFDPLRDEGEAYAVALRQAGVQVTCDRFEGMIHGFFNAVGVGSEMRRCAAAAIAPLTAAL
- the mshD gene encoding mycothiol synthase — encoded protein: MSSTGSHLEHVRRLAERATAHDGTAPFDEAVLLQLERDGLPEQLSSVDQHAAAWVTHDEHGGADLHLVVDPDVRGEGVGSARTAILLDEVTATVRAWSHGDHPAARALAERHHFARARALWVMRRGIEHLPSLADLRESPGVRLRHLGSEESAGGPTREDDRDAVLTINAAAFADHPEQGALDVDGFEQRADSDWFDPRGLLLAVEEESGEVLGFHWTKLDPGAGNDGEIPGEIYVLGIAPAAQGRGLGTLLSLAGLHHMVDAGASELLLYVEGDNAAAIRTYEKLGFTHADLDTHVQYVREARGS
- a CDS encoding RNA degradosome polyphosphate kinase — encoded protein: MSAGTTDTSAAEPVTDETASSTEHADQRGVPAAGTSGTEAIGRPADAEAVAKGGAGIEILPVEDGAADVEEPVDLDELGFTDRFLDRELSWLRFNSRVLELAEDTTLPLLNRVRFLTIFTSNLDEFFMVRVAGLRRRIAAGVAQRGVSGLLPRDLLNEILDEAEALMKRHADLFVDDIAPALAEEGIEVVRWDDLSRDEQKYCKKFFKDRVFPVLTPLAVDPAHPFPYISGLSLNLAVLVRHPKTKKEHFARVKVPSNVSRFVQVGDQRFVPMEDIIHEHLRRLFPGMEVLSAHFFRVTRNEDLEVEEDDAENLLKALEKELIRRRFGPPVRLEVAVDIDEHVLELLMAELDVTESEVYRLRGPLDLRGLGDIADLDRGDLKLPPFLPKTHRSLAEVESSSPVDIFGAVSRRDVLLHHPYDSFATSVQRFIEQAAADPNVLAIKQTLYRTSGDSPIIDALIDAAEAGKQVMALVEIKARFDESANIRWARKLEEAGCHVAYGQVGLKTHCKLAMVVRDEPEGIRRYTHIGTGNYNPKTARLYEDIGLLTTDPDIGEDVAHLFNNLSGFSRNYRYSQLLVAPDTVRTGIVSRIRREVAHHLEGRAARIRMKCNALVDEVIIDELYRASMAGVPVQLLVRGICCLRPGVEGLSENIEVHSVLGRFLEHSRVFAFDNGGDPDVLIGSADMMHRNLDRRVEVLTPLRTPELSSQATELLDVAFDADTSTWELDADGTWTRSAGQVDLQEWAMERARRRPKRRTR